The Penaeus monodon isolate SGIC_2016 chromosome 33, NSTDA_Pmon_1, whole genome shotgun sequence genome includes a window with the following:
- the LOC119594185 gene encoding NADH dehydrogenase [ubiquinone] 1 beta subcomplex subunit 2, mitochondrial-like: MFPARSLIRAVPALSRGFATSLPKHGAGAWAYRASPPKPSKFTLYKAEMVGAVMWWWILYHLMTEPEHITGEFPYPDPSKWSNEELGIPADDED, encoded by the exons ATGTTTCCTGCGAGGAGCTTGATCAGGGCCGTCCCTGCACTGAGCAGAGGGTTTGCTACATCCCTCCCTAAACACGGAGCAGGAGC ATGGGCATATCGGGCTTCACCACCAAAACCAAGCAAATTTACACTATATAAAGCTGAAATGGTTGGTGCGGTGATGTGGTGGTGGATCTTGTACCATCTTATGACTGAACCAGAGCATATTACT GGTGAATTTCCATATCCAGATCCATCAAAATGGTCCAACGAAGAGCTGGGAATCCCTGCTGATGACGAGGATTAA